Within the Thermostichus lividus PCC 6715 genome, the region AGGTTGCCCACGGCTCGGTATAGGTGTTTTCCATAATCACTCGCACCGGCACTCCCGCTTGCTGTTTAGCTGCCAGTGCCTTGGCTAAATGAGGTAGCCGAAACTCTTGGATAGCTACATCAATACGGGTACGCGCTGCCTTAACCGCTTCGATAAGAATGGCCTCGAGATCTTCGCCGTCGCGGGTGTAGGGGCGATAGGGTTCCCGATAGCGATGGGCTTGGGAGTGATTCATATGCACCGCAATCTGGGGGTGTTGCGGCAGCGGCTCTAGGGACGTGGTTACCAACGGACTGGAGCGCAACTGGCTCAGCACCACGAGGGCAAGGAGCACCCCTATACAAAACAGCGCCAGATAACGCCAGTAGCGGCGCAGAGCATTCCCCAAGAGCATCAACCCCATTACCCATTATTCCTGCCGTGGCTAAACCCGCATTTTACCTAGCTTCTCACTTGCTGATAAGATAGCAGGCAATAGTTCGCTATCGATAAAGGCAACCATATGGCACAGGGACAAGGATTTGGCTTTGGTCTGGGCAAAATGAAAGAGTTGGCCGCGGCCATCCAAAAAGCACAGCAGGTTCAAGAAGGCGCCAAAAAACTCCAAGAAGACCTTGAACAAATGGATATTGAGGGTCAAGCTGCGGGGGGAGCAGTCAAGGTGATTATGAGCGGCACCCAAGAGCCGCGTCGGGTGGAAATCAACCCCGAACTGCTCAGCGAAGGGGCAGAGGTTCTCTCTGATCTGGTGACTGCGGCGATGAAAGATGCCTACCAGAAGTCCACCGCCACCATGCGAGAACGGATGGAAGAATTGACTGGTGGCTTGAATG harbors:
- a CDS encoding YbaB/EbfC family nucleoid-associated protein, whose protein sequence is MAQGQGFGFGLGKMKELAAAIQKAQQVQEGAKKLQEDLEQMDIEGQAAGGAVKVIMSGTQEPRRVEINPELLSEGAEVLSDLVTAAMKDAYQKSTATMRERMEELTGGLNVSGLG